One segment of Alistipes finegoldii DSM 17242 DNA contains the following:
- a CDS encoding DUF3945 domain-containing protein, which yields MAKKEKQTEPAEKTMPVRPDPNKETILLRYPLDGSVKVVSALKDEKGSPSLIWVEPSGKNQPRFYECNNCREVANFFDMEYRRAFAENRDRKTIPELYKVPFDKVGLIGEELRKLSDDPQNAVILETVKKYRTYTAQLNRITFDIARMPIAELAAEGFDIEQMKKDGAFKLLEVGRQTKLYPVKAVQTGHITKESTYSLHCFFDQNGEIGFKAQSALSEPEYRTDERLRRELTKQDINDLRAKKTLNRLMQHDGEYCFVGFNKDTQRMIYVPCKDVRIPDYIFGQFIGPSRKQEFERGGSVLLENCNYSGNDNHFSGHAHFDVHRRDYVVDDPHYERPYLPEHIRTQMPKEEVDKYFAGEVMKGYRYKGRDGRPFTQDFRLNTETNACEFIDYQKQAASLQQTQTQGPISDPPESMEPQEAPYMAPHIPEEGQDRSQGPRM from the coding sequence ATGGCAAAAAAAGAAAAACAAACAGAACCGGCGGAAAAAACGATGCCCGTTCGCCCTGATCCCAACAAGGAAACCATCCTGCTACGCTATCCTCTGGATGGCAGCGTCAAAGTCGTCAGCGCCCTCAAGGACGAGAAGGGCTCGCCGAGTTTAATCTGGGTTGAACCTTCCGGGAAAAACCAGCCTCGTTTTTACGAGTGCAACAACTGCCGCGAAGTCGCCAATTTCTTCGACATGGAGTACCGTCGGGCGTTCGCCGAAAACCGCGACAGGAAAACCATTCCTGAACTCTACAAAGTTCCCTTCGACAAAGTAGGGCTGATCGGCGAGGAACTTCGCAAGCTCTCCGACGATCCCCAAAACGCCGTGATTCTTGAAACCGTCAAGAAGTACCGGACCTACACGGCACAGCTCAACCGGATCACCTTCGACATCGCCCGTATGCCGATCGCGGAACTGGCCGCCGAGGGCTTCGACATCGAACAAATGAAAAAGGACGGAGCCTTCAAACTGCTGGAAGTCGGCAGACAGACCAAATTATACCCGGTCAAAGCGGTGCAAACCGGACATATCACCAAGGAGAGTACCTATTCTCTGCACTGTTTTTTCGACCAAAACGGGGAAATCGGCTTCAAGGCTCAATCTGCTCTTTCCGAACCTGAATACCGAACGGACGAACGTCTGCGAAGGGAACTGACGAAACAAGACATCAACGATCTTCGCGCGAAGAAGACCCTGAACCGTCTGATGCAGCATGACGGAGAGTATTGCTTTGTCGGCTTCAACAAAGATACTCAGCGCATGATCTATGTTCCCTGCAAAGATGTCAGAATTCCGGATTACATCTTCGGGCAATTCATCGGCCCTTCGCGGAAACAAGAATTCGAACGCGGCGGCAGTGTGCTGCTGGAAAACTGTAATTACTCCGGCAACGACAACCATTTCTCCGGTCATGCGCATTTCGATGTTCACCGCAGGGATTACGTCGTAGACGACCCGCATTACGAACGTCCTTATCTCCCGGAACATATCAGGACCCAAATGCCGAAAGAAGAGGTCGATAAATATTTCGCCGGCGAAGTAATGAAAGGCTACCGTTACAAAGGACGGGACGGAAGGCCATTCACCCAAGATTTCAGACTTAACACTGAGACCAATGCCTGCGAGTTCATCGACTATCAGAAACAGGCAGCAAGCCTACAGCAGACTCAGACGCAGGGACCGATCAGTGATCCTCCCGAATCGATGGAGCCGCAGGAAGCCCCCTATATGGCGCCTCACATCCCCGAAGAAGGACAGGACCGGAGTCAGGGCCCAAGGATGTAA
- a CDS encoding DUF1896 family protein — protein sequence MKRNQLTDPLYYRNRLEEFIRERHPRLIHAYKLIGTRSNLAAQTYKEAIESGESPLAASARADTVLYEDLIFSRFDTLRCILATEFPMIPAHRQRSLALTLETYCEDVFARYNLDDGMVARSEYNHLIVELTNTLRIYFQQNNIYTPRRGRPANQR from the coding sequence ATGAAACGAAACCAATTAACAGACCCTCTCTATTACCGGAACCGACTTGAAGAGTTCATCCGGGAGAGACACCCCCGGCTCATCCATGCTTATAAACTCATCGGCACACGCAGTAATCTTGCGGCCCAGACTTACAAGGAAGCTATTGAATCCGGTGAAAGCCCTCTTGCGGCTTCAGCCCGTGCCGATACAGTCCTTTATGAAGATCTGATCTTCTCCCGCTTCGACACGCTGCGATGTATTCTGGCAACTGAATTCCCGATGATTCCCGCCCATCGGCAACGTTCGCTCGCCTTAACGCTGGAAACGTATTGCGAAGATGTCTTCGCAAGATATAACCTCGATGATGGCATGGTAGCCCGCAGCGAATATAATCACTTGATTGTTGAGCTGACAAACACACTTCGAATCTATTTTCAACAAAACAACATTTACACGCCACGGCGGGGACGCCCGGCAAACCAACGATAA
- a CDS encoding fimbrial protein, whose product MKKMFIAALTALALYSCDKDEPATGTPDPKPDTHGATVTMTFTDETPTRAFFAEAAAAEAWEKSLSSLSVYVFNAKGDLIVLRNFTASELTARSATFALPHATAGTTCDFYAVANLSLSGIATKSALLAKLETAAADYNGTFAEVSTKAKRSGGFVMTAGVSKAVADGSTTSVPLTLKRTVAKVAVQTSIDPAFASKYSGTLTVTGTKLLRAASQTPIIAPATPTPGAMSFTHTQTATATSGKYNNLFYLFENGPLAEASRVALEITATYDADGNASTTADRMEVVYTVPLTGKTGGEIARNGYYRIAANLTGLVGQDCQVSVSVAEWESPITQSVDLGA is encoded by the coding sequence ATGAAAAAAATGTTTATCGCGGCGCTGACCGCACTCGCTCTGTATTCCTGCGACAAAGACGAACCCGCAACCGGAACACCGGACCCCAAGCCCGATACCCACGGAGCAACCGTAACCATGACGTTCACCGACGAAACCCCGACCCGTGCGTTCTTTGCCGAAGCCGCGGCCGCCGAAGCGTGGGAGAAATCCCTGTCCTCGCTCTCCGTGTACGTGTTCAACGCCAAAGGCGACCTGATCGTGCTGCGCAATTTCACAGCATCCGAACTCACGGCCCGCTCCGCAACGTTCGCCCTGCCGCATGCCACGGCCGGTACGACCTGCGACTTTTATGCCGTCGCTAATCTGTCGCTGTCGGGCATTGCCACGAAATCCGCGCTGCTCGCCAAACTGGAGACCGCCGCCGCCGACTACAACGGCACGTTCGCCGAAGTTTCGACCAAAGCCAAGCGCAGCGGGGGCTTCGTAATGACTGCCGGAGTGAGCAAAGCCGTTGCTGACGGCTCCACGACATCCGTGCCCCTGACACTCAAACGTACCGTCGCCAAAGTCGCCGTGCAGACATCCATCGACCCGGCGTTCGCCAGCAAGTATTCCGGGACCCTGACCGTAACGGGTACGAAGCTGCTGCGGGCCGCCAGCCAGACGCCGATCATTGCCCCGGCCACGCCGACACCCGGAGCCATGAGCTTTACCCACACACAGACTGCGACAGCAACATCCGGGAAGTATAACAACCTCTTTTACCTCTTCGAGAACGGCCCCCTCGCCGAAGCAAGCCGCGTAGCGCTGGAGATCACCGCGACATACGACGCCGACGGGAACGCATCCACGACCGCCGACCGCATGGAGGTAGTTTATACCGTACCGCTGACAGGCAAGACCGGGGGCGAGATCGCACGCAACGGCTACTACCGTATCGCAGCTAACCTCACGGGCCTCGTGGGGCAGGATTGCCAAGTCTCCGTGTCGGTCGCCGAGTGGGAAAGCCCGATCACGCAGTCCGTCGATCTGGGAGCATAA
- a CDS encoding DUF4906 domain-containing protein, protein MKYLLFALLSLSIWFTGCIHDKTAADAPIKNVSVEVGITARPADRITRATDETQIKDLNVYLFGKSNTFKLHIYTQSPLLQFECPVGEYDLYIAANLHADMADLSPAELEACSIASRPAYDDLPMSAKTTVTIAASAQGEVVTLPTIEVRRCVAKIAYNIRVANTAGDIKLQSVRLMSIPRTSLLFTSARPSENKADYTSGFYSEIPAAGGAAFSGVCYIFENRQGRVPGITSQADKSARNAPKNASYLLVRAVRGGKVLSYSIYFGENNTDNFDIGRNTIQTFNITINGDNEVDTRISSYTLNVYDTYAGNMIGGYCLNDQYGELLIEVDGNPAPLTLCGRITASGDTGHILVNDTPIGSGRDLELTDQPGLNEYYLHYDKPVYTSADSQFSYTVTIEDDGGYAQSFKFERRFANKLDVIVDTPDNGKGKVKVSDALYSVQVTGVRDHIAMCYEMGCTLVALPAAGYRFEGWYSTDGYKTRLSISTTYFYVPKSANAAIYPKFSPATSPLDSDGTANCYIAPKLNTEYSFDATVQGNGKNTKNIWALNLNGISARMLWESDSKVVEDVMFADSRISFSTGTVRGNAVIGLFDVTDNCIWSWHIWSVDYDPASTAQTYVSGAVFMDRNLGAITTDCTQPASRGLYYQWGRKDPFIHPASCNSDERERVVYTEGFAFNVSYPRNAGTESPYDVMTVEWSIAHPTTFMSDAMYEDWEEWASVVDWLYNHHPNLWGNVTTSNNNISKVSYKSIYDPCPVGWKVPSPEDFAGIERVSQSSPYYVTIHYNGNRTTNIPTGGTFVETRFMNNGQLGRLYTNAPYYMFWGTSSCRYGDISCTSIIFSTGSVPSFIDTSDYYRYAANPIRCIRE, encoded by the coding sequence ATGAAATATTTACTGTTCGCATTGCTTTCCCTTTCGATCTGGTTTACAGGCTGCATACACGATAAAACAGCCGCGGATGCGCCGATAAAAAACGTGTCCGTAGAGGTGGGCATTACGGCCCGACCCGCAGACCGCATTACCCGCGCCACCGACGAAACGCAGATTAAAGACCTGAACGTATATCTGTTCGGGAAAAGCAACACATTCAAACTTCACATTTATACGCAGTCGCCGCTCTTGCAATTCGAATGTCCCGTCGGAGAATACGACCTTTACATTGCCGCGAACCTCCATGCGGATATGGCAGACTTATCCCCGGCAGAACTCGAAGCCTGTTCCATAGCTTCCAGACCCGCGTATGACGATCTGCCGATGTCGGCGAAGACAACCGTAACGATTGCAGCTTCGGCGCAGGGAGAGGTGGTTACGCTCCCGACTATTGAGGTCCGGCGTTGCGTGGCGAAGATCGCCTATAATATTCGTGTCGCCAATACTGCAGGGGACATCAAACTTCAATCCGTGCGGCTGATGAGTATTCCCCGCACCTCGCTGCTGTTCACCTCCGCCCGGCCCTCCGAAAACAAGGCCGATTATACTTCCGGATTCTACTCGGAAATCCCGGCCGCCGGGGGCGCGGCATTTTCGGGCGTATGCTATATCTTCGAGAATAGGCAGGGCCGCGTTCCGGGCATTACTTCGCAAGCCGACAAAAGCGCCCGGAACGCCCCCAAAAACGCATCCTATTTGCTGGTGCGGGCGGTTCGGGGTGGGAAAGTACTGTCATATTCTATCTATTTTGGAGAAAATAATACTGATAATTTCGACATAGGGCGTAACACAATCCAGACATTCAATATCACCATCAATGGGGACAACGAAGTAGATACCCGCATCAGCAGCTACACCCTTAACGTGTACGACACGTATGCCGGCAATATGATCGGCGGCTATTGCCTCAATGATCAATATGGAGAATTGTTAATCGAGGTGGATGGTAACCCCGCACCTCTGACGCTTTGCGGGCGGATAACGGCTTCGGGGGACACGGGGCATATTCTCGTGAACGATACTCCCATCGGTTCCGGGCGTGACCTGGAGCTAACGGACCAGCCGGGATTGAACGAATATTATTTGCATTACGACAAACCCGTATATACGTCTGCCGATTCACAATTCTCCTACACCGTGACAATCGAGGACGACGGCGGCTATGCGCAGTCTTTCAAATTTGAACGGCGCTTTGCCAACAAACTCGACGTTATAGTCGATACCCCTGACAATGGCAAAGGCAAGGTGAAAGTTTCCGACGCGCTGTATTCCGTACAGGTCACCGGAGTGCGTGACCATATTGCAATGTGTTACGAAATGGGCTGCACGCTGGTAGCACTGCCCGCGGCAGGTTATCGGTTCGAGGGATGGTACTCCACGGATGGTTATAAGACGCGGCTTTCAATATCGACAACCTATTTCTATGTGCCGAAATCGGCCAACGCTGCTATCTATCCGAAATTCTCGCCTGCGACATCTCCGCTGGACAGCGACGGTACGGCAAATTGCTACATTGCACCCAAACTGAATACAGAATATTCCTTCGATGCAACCGTGCAGGGCAACGGCAAAAACACGAAGAATATTTGGGCCCTAAATCTTAACGGGATTTCCGCTCGTATGCTTTGGGAATCGGATAGCAAAGTTGTCGAAGATGTAATGTTTGCAGACAGCCGTATCTCTTTCTCGACGGGGACCGTGCGGGGAAACGCCGTGATAGGATTGTTCGACGTTACAGATAATTGCATTTGGTCGTGGCATATCTGGTCCGTGGATTACGACCCGGCATCGACAGCACAGACCTATGTTTCCGGGGCCGTGTTCATGGATCGAAACCTCGGAGCGATCACTACCGATTGCACACAGCCCGCATCCCGCGGGCTGTATTACCAATGGGGCCGCAAAGACCCGTTCATCCATCCGGCAAGCTGCAACAGCGATGAACGTGAAAGAGTGGTCTATACCGAAGGATTCGCATTTAATGTCAGCTATCCCCGGAATGCCGGAACTGAAAGCCCCTATGACGTAATGACCGTAGAGTGGTCGATTGCCCACCCGACAACCTTTATGAGCGATGCCATGTACGAAGATTGGGAAGAATGGGCATCTGTTGTGGATTGGCTTTACAATCATCATCCGAATCTTTGGGGTAACGTCACGACAAGCAACAACAATATCAGCAAGGTAAGCTACAAATCTATCTATGACCCGTGCCCCGTTGGTTGGAAAGTTCCCAGCCCCGAAGATTTTGCCGGAATCGAGCGGGTAAGTCAGTCGTCGCCCTATTATGTAACGATTCATTACAATGGTAATCGTACCACGAATATCCCGACTGGAGGGACTTTCGTTGAAACACGCTTTATGAATAACGGACAGCTCGGACGGCTTTATACCAATGCGCCCTACTATATGTTCTGGGGAACGTCATCCTGTCGGTATGGCGATATTTCCTGCACCTCGATTATTTTCTCGACGGGTTCCGTACCCTCGTTTATCGACACTTCTGATTACTATCGTTACGCCGCAAATCCCATACGGTGCATCAGAGAATAA
- a CDS encoding DUF3575 domain-containing protein, with protein sequence MKKRHIIILSLCLLAFWGKPQLAAAQFFSAKVNALAALTATVNVGVDAAVADKWTLDLSAYWNPVNSDSFSCRLYAAQIGTKRWLYEAFVGHFIGSQLTYGNYLYGGSRRYYKGGMAGLGFSYGYAWLLSKRWNVTAEIGIGVFYMKDTRRDRIPPEYESIFIHHYKRWVVGPSRAEISFNYLF encoded by the coding sequence ATGAAGAAAAGACACATCATCATTTTATCGCTTTGCCTGCTGGCTTTTTGGGGCAAACCCCAGTTGGCCGCAGCGCAGTTTTTCAGCGCCAAAGTAAACGCGTTGGCCGCACTCACCGCAACGGTGAACGTAGGAGTGGATGCCGCCGTCGCGGACAAGTGGACGTTAGACCTTTCCGCCTACTGGAATCCCGTAAACTCCGATTCGTTCAGTTGTCGGCTGTATGCCGCGCAGATCGGCACGAAACGCTGGCTTTACGAAGCGTTCGTGGGCCATTTCATCGGCAGCCAGCTAACCTATGGAAATTACCTGTACGGCGGTTCCCGACGCTACTACAAAGGCGGAATGGCCGGGCTGGGATTCAGCTATGGTTATGCTTGGCTGCTCTCGAAGCGTTGGAACGTCACGGCCGAAATCGGCATCGGGGTCTTTTACATGAAAGACACCCGCCGCGACCGCATCCCGCCCGAATACGAATCCATCTTCATACACCACTACAAGCGGTGGGTTGTAGGCCCCTCGCGGGCAGAGATCAGTTTTAACTACTTATTCTAA
- a CDS encoding DUF4906 domain-containing protein, whose product MKKLIYTVVCMMLFCCACSDADIELNPATQAKQQLAMTFRCGAMSPTRAATDDTRIDDINLYLFPANGDPARHLYIAPVRPVVLELPKGDYTLYAIANLGHDAGERTQDFVRTLHVERDPAVLADAPFPMSAQQSVTVRGDTQIAVSLIRAVAKVNFSYTVAADFAKSFRVKFIQLRSVPRSATLFGSSRAESSEAVADMPPIETSATTYAATYYLLENRQGEVAGIGYQQQKDQTRAPEHATYIAIAGEADGTQVVYRIYLGANNTTDFNVGRNRVYNIDARILGMNTVDWRVSTAELTVTPFAGNHAPGELATTELRLTSTNDTENVYYLSYHIDAGTGIVAIDGVERNPDTPYPLFSGNGTVTADISYTQAEPGDVRLRLTVTDKYGFSMERVLTTGFKNPELTITYTQQGNELTVYDRAYIDYTVSQPGYSGNYTVKVEGVPSVYYGRYGSDVPLTTFTQYGNGSYTLRVKPNMVGPNPLKITVTDADGHSAEIITSVMGIKATADLKPTFSTSSGLLYVTVESSQPVVDDLTVKVTANADIYSFGGTVTKKQYIVTVKIEADHTTGKGSVSLSGLGSYATFTVASYTAEFKRTSDNGLVEYKLQ is encoded by the coding sequence ATGAAAAAACTTATTTATACCGTCGTCTGCATGATGCTTTTTTGCTGCGCCTGCTCGGATGCGGACATAGAGCTTAATCCGGCGACGCAGGCCAAACAGCAGCTTGCAATGACATTCCGCTGCGGGGCCATGTCCCCGACACGCGCCGCGACGGACGACACCCGCATTGACGACATTAACCTGTACTTGTTTCCTGCGAACGGCGACCCGGCCCGACACCTCTATATTGCTCCGGTGCGCCCCGTCGTACTGGAACTGCCCAAAGGCGACTACACGCTGTATGCCATTGCCAACCTCGGACACGACGCAGGCGAGCGGACGCAGGATTTCGTTCGTACGCTGCACGTCGAACGGGATCCTGCGGTCCTCGCGGATGCTCCCTTTCCCATGTCCGCGCAGCAGTCCGTCACCGTGCGCGGTGACACGCAGATCGCCGTATCGCTCATTCGCGCCGTGGCAAAGGTCAATTTCAGCTACACCGTGGCCGCGGATTTCGCAAAGTCTTTCCGCGTGAAGTTTATACAGCTTCGCAGCGTTCCCCGTTCTGCTACTCTTTTCGGCTCCAGCCGCGCCGAGAGCAGCGAAGCCGTTGCCGACATGCCGCCCATAGAAACGTCGGCCACGACCTATGCCGCAACCTACTATTTATTGGAGAACAGGCAGGGAGAGGTTGCAGGTATCGGTTACCAGCAGCAGAAAGACCAAACCCGCGCTCCGGAACATGCCACCTACATAGCCATAGCGGGCGAAGCCGACGGAACGCAGGTTGTGTACCGCATTTACCTCGGCGCGAACAACACGACGGATTTTAATGTCGGCCGCAACCGGGTTTACAACATCGACGCCCGCATCCTCGGCATGAACACCGTGGACTGGCGGGTATCGACGGCAGAACTCACCGTCACGCCATTTGCCGGGAACCATGCGCCGGGGGAACTTGCAACAACCGAACTGCGGCTTACATCCACGAACGACACCGAAAATGTCTATTACTTGTCCTATCATATCGACGCCGGGACGGGGATAGTCGCCATCGACGGTGTGGAACGGAACCCCGACACACCTTATCCGCTCTTTTCGGGCAACGGAACCGTAACGGCTGACATCAGCTATACGCAGGCAGAGCCGGGCGACGTGCGGCTCCGCCTGACGGTTACGGACAAATACGGATTCAGCATGGAGCGCGTGCTGACAACAGGATTCAAGAACCCGGAGCTGACGATAACCTATACCCAGCAGGGAAATGAACTGACGGTTTATGACCGGGCATATATCGACTATACCGTGTCACAACCCGGTTACTCCGGGAACTACACCGTAAAAGTGGAAGGTGTTCCGTCCGTGTACTATGGTCGCTATGGTTCCGACGTTCCTCTGACAACATTCACCCAATACGGGAACGGCAGTTATACGTTGCGTGTAAAACCGAATATGGTCGGTCCCAATCCCCTGAAAATTACCGTCACGGACGCCGACGGCCACAGCGCGGAGATCATCACATCGGTAATGGGTATTAAGGCCACCGCCGACCTCAAACCGACATTCAGCACATCATCGGGTCTGCTCTATGTTACCGTGGAATCTTCGCAGCCCGTAGTGGACGACCTGACCGTGAAAGTGACTGCCAATGCGGATATATATTCTTTCGGCGGGACCGTGACAAAGAAGCAGTATATCGTAACGGTGAAGATCGAAGCCGACCACACGACAGGAAAAGGGTCTGTATCATTGAGCGGATTAGGGAGTTATGCAACGTTCACGGTGGCATCCTACACCGCAGAATTTAAGCGCACATCGGATAACGGATTGGTCGAATATAAATTGCAGTAG
- a CDS encoding DUF6047 family protein, whose translation MDLFDKESGSLYLTYDRFHNILHASREGEGTDGFLRHIHDDVSLILQEGHDPNVWFTYFEFPDKRDIPNLALKDMSLFFEKTTRAAERSNARCRYTVNAADVIYCFKNGIVPLTPQAEKSVLCQQENYPLPTDGFGNNTPQTNVALPEYRSYMAVETEKGVVLFTNTSEGLRQRKAYEKYLELNFFNPSQPGGKFRYWEIIASPFDLKDKVDCLSNLNSQSKDDLFHEAYVDPAILKQGHSIREFDLTQSFENYTIFCKRTDPNKTPYKDLGDMTLKELYQFFTSMLRGKEKGVVCTESLGFPSNPQNKTFKIKR comes from the coding sequence ATGGACCTTTTTGATAAAGAATCCGGCAGCTTATATCTGACCTACGACAGGTTCCACAACATCCTTCATGCAAGTCGGGAAGGAGAGGGAACAGATGGCTTTCTCCGACATATTCACGACGATGTTTCTCTTATTCTCCAAGAAGGACATGATCCTAATGTCTGGTTTACCTATTTCGAATTCCCGGACAAACGGGATATTCCCAATTTGGCGCTTAAAGACATGTCACTTTTCTTCGAGAAAACAACACGTGCCGCAGAACGCTCCAATGCCCGCTGCCGCTATACGGTCAATGCCGCCGATGTCATCTATTGCTTCAAAAACGGCATTGTTCCCTTAACCCCTCAAGCGGAAAAAAGCGTGTTGTGCCAACAGGAAAACTACCCCCTGCCCACAGACGGCTTCGGGAACAATACCCCGCAAACGAATGTCGCATTACCTGAATACCGCTCCTATATGGCTGTTGAAACCGAAAAAGGAGTCGTGCTGTTTACAAATACCTCGGAAGGTCTGCGACAACGCAAAGCCTATGAAAAATACCTCGAACTAAACTTCTTCAATCCGTCACAACCGGGCGGCAAATTCCGGTATTGGGAAATCATTGCCAGTCCGTTCGACCTGAAAGACAAAGTAGATTGCCTCTCAAACCTCAATTCGCAGAGCAAAGATGATTTATTCCACGAGGCTTATGTCGATCCTGCCATCCTCAAACAAGGGCATTCGATACGCGAATTCGACCTCACCCAGAGTTTTGAGAACTATACCATTTTCTGCAAACGTACCGATCCGAATAAAACGCCCTATAAAGACTTGGGCGACATGACGCTCAAAGAACTTTATCAATTTTTCACATCCATGCTTCGGGGTAAAGAAAAGGGAGTAGTTTGTACGGAAAGTTTGGGATTTCCGAGCAATCCGCAGAACAAAACCTTCAAAATAAAGCGCTAA
- a CDS encoding DUF6047 family protein, producing MESEFKKDLNPAPKSKPARLCITVDKFFKPVHIKIISNELRDYNRYCRNEAADALLHQTPDILQRRVVSFEFQDPKMIPPISPDNNDSYLKQIREMSKHPNNHISIMYDKYLRDDIGLFISKVPRQHLISRYGIVPDSPHTINIPELYDGTNKPLVRDVLLHNNFLDCELIESPQSSWLFTDTDSGIKQMSAFYALLNKHFFDPRMDIDRLTISTVWVDRDNMPRQANKFTVDDSSKDHLLLANAIEAEKIPIREKSVEHDFSPYPENYWRFFSEYPNDPLNRSDEIAWLLFAESTGIIVEKDEYHDYSYIDRFENLKERQYNTSYIDEKMEIEKQLKTLAGEILRQEGFVIRGRELEPAVSIDENLIPENRPCIHL from the coding sequence ATGGAATCTGAATTTAAAAAGGACTTGAATCCTGCGCCGAAATCCAAACCTGCAAGACTTTGCATCACAGTGGATAAGTTCTTCAAGCCCGTTCATATCAAGATCATCAGCAATGAACTCCGGGACTACAATAGATACTGCCGGAATGAAGCCGCGGACGCTCTTTTGCACCAAACGCCCGATATTCTCCAGAGAAGAGTCGTGAGCTTTGAATTTCAGGACCCGAAAATGATTCCGCCGATTTCACCGGACAACAACGATTCCTATCTAAAGCAGATACGAGAAATGTCTAAGCATCCTAACAACCACATATCCATAATGTATGATAAATATCTTAGAGATGATATCGGACTTTTCATTTCTAAAGTTCCTCGGCAACATCTTATATCCCGCTATGGAATCGTACCCGACAGTCCCCATACAATCAACATCCCGGAACTCTATGACGGTACAAACAAACCCCTCGTGCGGGACGTACTTCTGCATAATAACTTTCTGGACTGTGAGCTTATCGAAAGCCCACAAAGCAGTTGGCTGTTTACAGATACCGATTCAGGCATTAAACAGATGTCCGCATTCTATGCTCTTCTCAACAAGCATTTCTTCGACCCCCGCATGGACATCGATCGGCTCACCATCTCAACAGTATGGGTTGACAGAGACAATATGCCGAGGCAGGCAAATAAATTTACAGTGGATGATTCTTCGAAAGACCATCTGTTGTTGGCAAATGCGATCGAAGCGGAAAAAATCCCGATCCGGGAAAAGTCTGTTGAACATGATTTTAGCCCTTATCCCGAAAACTACTGGAGATTCTTCAGTGAATACCCCAATGACCCTCTTAACCGCAGTGACGAAATAGCTTGGCTACTTTTTGCAGAAAGCACAGGAATTATTGTCGAGAAGGACGAATATCACGATTATAGTTATATCGACCGGTTCGAGAATTTAAAAGAGCGACAGTATAATACGAGCTATATTGATGAGAAAATGGAAATAGAAAAGCAGCTCAAGACCCTTGCCGGAGAAATTCTCCGGCAAGAAGGATTCGTAATACGCGGCAGGGAGCTGGAACCCGCTGTTTCGATCGATGAAAACCTCATCCCGGAAAACCGGCCTTGCATACATTTATAA